In the genome of Streptomyces aquilus, the window CAACGGAAGCGCGCACGCGCAGCGGGCGCCTCATGCTCAACAAGGTCCCCGAGGTCACCGTCTGGTTCTGGGTGATCAAGATCCTGTGCACCACGGTGGGGGAGAGCTTCGCCGACTGGATCAACATGAAGCTGGGCGTCGGCCTGGTGAACACGGCCTGGATCTTCACCGGGGTGTTCGTGGTGGTCCTGGCCGTGCAGCTGCGGCTGAAGCGGTACGTCCCGTTCCCCTACTGGCTGACCGTGGTCGTTGTCAGCGTCACGGGGACCCTGTACACCGACATCCTCACCGATCAGCTCAACGTGCCGCTGTGGATCAGCTCCGCGGTGTTCTCGGTGCTGCTCGCGGTGGTCTTCGGCGTGTGGTGGGCGCGTGAGCGCACGCTGTCGATCCACTCGGTCACCACGCTGCCGCGCGAGTCGTTCTACTGGCTCGCCGTTCTCGTCACCTTCGCGCTCGGCACCGCGACCGGCGACTGGACCCTGGAGCTGACCGGCTGGAGCCCTGGTGCCTCGGTGCTGCTGCCGCTCGGTCTCATCGCCGCGATCACGCTGTTGTGGAAGTTCGGCGCGAACCCGGTGCTGTCCTTCTGGCTCGCCTACATCCTGACCCGCCCGCTGGGCGCGAACATCGGCGACTGGCTCGCCTCCCCGAAGGTGGCTCAGCCGGGCGAGCCGACCGGCCTCGCGTTGGGCACCTTCACCACCAGCCTGATCTTCCTCGGCCTGATCCTGGCGACGGTGGTCTACCTGACGGTGACACGCTCGGACGTGACCGAGACCTACGAGGCCGCCCACGCCGCCCACACCACCGGCGACCTGCGAAAGGAGCGCGTCGGTCTGGCCGGCTTCGCACTCCTCGCCGTCGCCACCACGGGCCTGCTGATCTGGGCCCACAATCAGCCGCACACCGGCCCGGCGCCGGAGGAGGACAACACTTCAGCCGTCCAGATGGCCCCCGGCGAGGCGGTGAAGAAGTTCCCGCCCGCCAAGGTCACCGCTCTGAAGACCCTCGCGTCCACCTCGCTCAAGGACGCCCGCTCCGGGAACGAGAAGGGTGCACACGCGGCCGCACAGTCGCTGCGTGACCTGTGGGACGCCGACCAGGCATCGTTGCAGCCGCTGGACCAGACCGGGTGGGACTCCATCGACGCCCAGATGGACAAGGTGCTGGGAACCTTCGGCATCGATCACTCGAACCCTCCCATGCCGGCCGCGCAGCAGGAGAAGGAACTGAAGGCCCTCCTGACGGACATGGGCTGAAAGGCGGCAACCCCACCTCCGCGAATTCCGTTGGGGCGGTCGAAGCCGGTGCTGACGGCTCGACCGCCCCGTGTCTCACAGCGAGCCATCACCATGGTCGGGAATCCTTCGCTGTGCTGGGGTGCGGCCGAACGACCTCTCATGGTCAGCCGCGCTTCGGAGGAGATCGCGATTCCGCCTGGATCTTCTTGAGGAGCAGGGAGCTGGCGGTGCGCACTGTTCCTTCCCCAGGTCGGCGGGGGCCCGCGGTGAGGGCCCGGTGTGCCGGATCCGGGCGTGAGCGACGATCAATGACCAGGTCCAGCGGTCCGCGGCTTCGGGAGTGCGGAGTTCCGGGGAGCCGGAGGAGTTACACGTCGTCCGGGGCGGCACCGGTGGTAGAGGGCCGGAGGGCGATCCGAGGACGGGCATGACAGTGAATGACGGGCGTCCGACCGCGTCACTGGACCTGTCGAACCCTGTCGCGTTGTGACACGGCCAGGTAGGCGACGAATCCGATGATCGCCGCCGTCCAGGCGAGGGTGACCGGCGACAGGCCGAGGTCGAGGCCACCGCGGGTGTGGGGGAGGGCCATCCAGTCGGCGAGGGAGGCGCCGAGGGGGCGGGTGATGACGTACGCGGTCCAGAACGCGGTCACCGCGCCCAGGGCGCCGAAGCGGTGGGCCACGGCCGGTACGCAGATGGCGGCCGCGAAGAGGGCGACCGAGCCCAGGTAGCCGAAGCCGACGGTAGCGGTCAGGTCGCCCGCGGCGGTGCCGAGGGCGAAGGTCGCGAGGACGGCCGCCCAGTAGAACGCCTCGCGGCGGCGGGTCCGGACGGTGTGGATGGAAAGGGTGCGCTCGCTCGCGTACCAGAGGGCGAAGACCGCGGCCAGGGCGACGAGGAAGGCCGGGGCCGAGACGGCGTAGGGCACGCCGATGCCGACGTGTAGGACGTCGGCGGCCATGGTGCCGAACACGCTGACCATGACGACGGCCGTCCAGTACGCCCAGGCGACGTAGCGGCGGAGCGTGAACTGGACGGCGAGGGATGCCGTCAGGGCGAGGCCGCCGAGCGCGACCGCCGGAATCGGGCCGAGGGTCCGGGCCAGGAGGTCCGACGCCGTCTCGCCCATGCCGGTGGTCAGGAGCTTGATGATCCAGAAGTAGACAGTCACCTCCGGCACCTTGTTCGCCAACTGGCGTACGGGGGTGGCGGGGTGGTTGTCGAGGACGTGCTCTGCGGTCATGATCCGCACGATCGCACTTCGAACATGAACGCAACCTGAATGCTGCGCCGGGCACGGTGGCACGTAGTACCGCGGTACGACCCGGCCGGTGTGGATCAGTCCCCGGTACCACCGAATCGGGGTGTTTCGGTCCTTAGCGTGGGTGGTGCGGCGTCAGGGGCGCCCGACGGACGCCGGTCTCCGAACAGGAAGTGACGCGCATGATCGACGCACAGCAGCTGACCAAGAGATACGGCGAGAAAACCGCCGTAGACGGGCTGGACTTCGCCGTCCAGCCGGGCACGGTGACCGGATTCCTCGGGCCGAACGGGGCGGGCAAGTCCACAACCATGCGGATGATCGTCGGGCTCGACGCCCCGACGAGCGGCTCGGTCACGGTCAACGGCCGCCACTACGCCCAGCACCAGGCACCGCTCCAGGAGGTCGGCGCCCTGCTGGAGGCGAAGTCGATCCACCCGGGCCGCTCGGCCTACAACCACCTCAACGCGCTCGCGCTCACGCACGGCATCCCCCGGCGTCGGGTCGACGAGGTCATCGACCTCGCGGGCCTGGGCAGCGTGGCCAGGAAGCGGGCCGGCGCCTTCTCCCTCGGCATGGGGCAACGCCTCGGCATCGCGGCGGCCCTGCTGGGTGACCCGCAGACGGTGATGCTGGACGAGCCGGTCAACGGGCTCGACCCCGAGGGCGTCCTGTGGATCCGCAACCTGCTGAAGGCCCTCGCCGACGAAGGCCGGACCGTGTTCGTGTCGTCCCACCTGATGAGCGAGATGGCCCTGGTGGCGGACCACCTCATCATCGTCGGCCGCGGGCGGCTGCTGGCCGACACCACCGTGCGCGATCTCGTCCGCGAGGCGGGCGGTGACACGGTCAAGGTGGCCGCGCAGGACCCGGCCCGGCTGCGAGAGGTCCTGGCCGGTCCCGGCGTCGACATCACCGGCCGCGCCGGTTCCGAGGAGCTTCAGGTGACCGGGCTGAGCGCCCGCGAGATCGGCCTGAAGGCGGCCGAGCACGGGATCGCGCTGTTCGAACTGACCGCACACGCGGTGTCGTTGGAGGAGGCGTTCATGAACCTGACCAGGGATGCCGTGGAGTACCACGGCACCACGGGCATCGGCACCGCCACGGCCGAGGGGAGGGCGGCATGAGCACCCTCACCGCAACCGTCGAGGCGCCCCCTGCCGACCCGGCCCGCCCCGCCTACCGGGTGACCGGACGGCGCGTGCTGGCATCGGAGTGGGCCAAGTTGTGGTCGCTGCGCTCGACCTGGATCACCCTGGGCCTCGGCCTGGTCTTCCTCGTCGCCTTCGGCCTGATCGCCGCGAACCACTACAAGTCCGGGATCGGCTCCGGGCACCAGGACCGGGACTTCGCCACCGCGACGGCCGTGAGCCTGTCCCTCTTCGGCACCAACTTCGCCCAGCTCGCCCTCGGGGTGCTCGGCGTCCTGGTCACGGCGGGGGAGTACTCGACCGGCATGATCCGCTCGACGCTGGCGGCCGTACCACGCCGCCTGCCCGTGCTGTGGTCCAAAGCAGCCGTGTTCGGCCTGGTCGCCCTGGTCGTCGCCACGCTGGGCGCGTTCGTCGCCTTCGGCTTCGGCAGCGGCATCGTCTCCGGCACACCCGCCGCGATGAGCCTGACGCACGCGGGAGTCGTACGCAGCCTGCTGGGCGCCGGACTCTACCTCGGCCTGGTCGGGGTGATCGGCACGGCGCTCGGCGCGCTGCTGCGGTCGGTGGCCGGCGGTATCTCGGTGCTCGTCGCGGCCCTGATGCTGGTCCCCGGCCTGATCTCGCTGCTGCCCAGCTCCTGGCAGGACAACATCAGCCCCTACCTGCCCAGCAACGCGGGCGAGTCGATGTTCGCCCTGACCCACGACAGCACCACGCTCTCTCCCACCGCCGGACTGCTGGTCTTCCTCGGCTGGACGGCGCTCGCGCTGGCGGGCGCGGCGTACCGGCTGGTGCGCAGCGACGTCTGACCGCCTGCACCATGGGCAGGTGACCACCTTGACGACCACCGTCGAAGACGTCAGCGGGATGGGACCGCTGGTCGCCCGGATCTCCCGGTGCGGCCAGCGGTTACGGCAGGCCGACCGGGCCCGGCCGTGGGTGCTGGACACCGCGGTGGTGGTGCTGGTCTTCGCGATGTTCTGCCTGCCGGACCTCGTCCACGGGATCACGGGGGACGGCGACGGCCCTCGCCGCTTCCGGCTCGCCTTCACCCAGCTCTCCCCACCCGCGATGCTGGCCTTGCAGGCCGGTCTGGTGCTGCCGCTGCTGTGGCGACGGCGCAGGCCCATGGCGGCCTTCGTCGCCGTCGCGGCCGTCTTCGTTCTGCAGTGGTCCCTGGATGCCGTGCTGCGCGCGGACGTGGCCCTGTTCATCGCCCTCTACAGCCTGGCCCTGCACGGCCGGCCGCGGCAGCTGCCGTGGGCCTGCGGTGTCATGGCGGGCGCGATGGTGCTGGTGGCGGTGCGGGTGTCGGCGGCGATGTCCGTCTGGGACGCTCTGTTCTTCCTGCTGAGTACGGCGACCGCGGCCCTGGCGCTGGGCCTGATGATCCGCGTCCGCCGGGCCCAGCTCGCGGGGCTGCGGGACCGGGCGGCCCGCCTGGAGGTCGAACGCGACCAGCGCAGCCGGCTCGCGGCCGCCACCGAACGCGCTCGAGTGGCCCGCGAGATGCACGACATCGTCGGCCACAACCTGTCGGTCATCATCACCCTCGCCGACGCCGGCGCGTACGCCACCGACCTCGCTCCCGAGCGCGGCAAGGAGGCCCTGCAGCTCATCGGCGACACCGGCCGCACGGCCCTCGGCGAGCTGCGCCGCGTGCTCGGCGTCCTGAGGGAGGCGGCCGATGGCCCCGCCGCGGTCCCGGAACTCAGCCCGCAGCCCGGCCTCGCGGACATCCAGGCACTGTGCGAGGGCGTGCGGGCCGCCGGCCTTGAGATCGTCTACCGGACCGTCGGCGATGTGGACGACCTGGACCGCGGTGTGCAGCTGACGGTCTACCGCATCGTCCAAGAGGCCCTCACCAACGCACTCAAGCACGCCGGCGCCGGCACTCGGGTGCAGCTGTCGGTGCTCGTGGAGGACGAGCGGCTGGTCGTCCGGGTCCGGGACAACGGCACGACCGGTCGCTCAGGACCATGGAACGAGGAAGGACACGGACTGGTGGGTATGCGCGAACGAGCCGCACTGTACGGAGGCGACGTCAGTGCCGGTCCCACGGCGGGCGGCGGCTGGACGGTGGAGGCCGTCCTCGACCTCGCACATCGGGCAGGCACCCGATGACCACGGTCCTCGTCGTCGACGACCAGCCGCTGCAACGCTACGGCTTCCGGGTCCTGCTCGACTCCATCCCCGAGACCGAGGTGCTCGGCGAGGCCGCGAACGGCGCCGAGGCTGTCCGCAGGACCGCCGAACTGCGCCCTGACGTGGTCCTGATGGACGTCCGCATGCCGGGCATGGACGGCATCGAGGCAACCCGGCGGATCACCGCCGCCGGGGGCCGGTCCCGCGTCCTGGTGCTGACCACCTTCGACATCGACGAGTACGTGCACGCCGCCCTGCGGGCCGGAGCCAGCGGCTTCCTCCTCAAGGACGCGCGCCCCGACGAACTCCTCGCCGGCATCCGGGCCGTCGCCTCGGGCGACGCGGTGATCGCCCCGGCGCTCACCCGCCGCATCCTGGACGAGTACGCCCAGCACGTACCCGTCGGCCGGGGAAACCCCAGTGACGACCCCCGGCTGGCGTCCCTCACCGATCGCGAGCGCGAGATCCTCGTGGCCATCGGCAAGGGCTGGACCAACGGCGAGATCGCCGCGCGCTTCGTCGTGGCCGAGTCCACCGTGAAGACGCACGTGGGCCGAGTCCTGGCGAAGATCGGCGCCCGCGACCGCATCCAGGCCGTGATCTTCGCCTACGACCACGGACTCGCTCGTCCCGGTACGGGGTGAGTGTGCTCACTCCAGTGCGTCCCCATTACGCCGTTCGGGCCTCTCACGTGGGCTGCTGCCTGTCCTGCCTTCACCGTCAGGAGTGAGGGAGGTGTCTTCTCACCTGCCTCTAACCGAGGCGCCGTACCGTGAAACCGATCTCCTACGAGATGTAGGAGAGGGTGGTTCCGGGGCACTAGGCGACGGAGAGGTGATCGATGGGCGACGGCTCGAACGCCACCATGACGAGCGCCTCACGCACGGGATCCCCACCGGTAACCACTCGGGCCCGCCGGCGCTGGGGTGAACCCTGGCTCGCCACCGTCGCGGGCGCTTTCACACTCGCTCAGCTGTGCCTCGTACGACCGGATCTCGGTCTCGGCTGGGACGAGACGGTCTACGTCAGCCAGGTCAGCGGCGATGTCCCCGCCGCCTTCTTCAGCGCGCCCCGTGCCCGCGGCATCTCCCTGCTGACCGCCCCGATCGCCTCGTGGTCCGACTCCACCGCCCTCCTGCGGGTCTACCTGGCGATCCTGTCGGGCCTGGCCCTCTACTTCGCCCTGCGCGTGTGGCGAGCCCACGTCATGCCGCACGTCCTGGCCCTGGCGGGTGCCCTGTTTGCCTCGCTGTGGGTGACGCTGTTCTACGGCCCCCAGGCCATGCCCAACTACTGGGTGGCCGTCGGAGGTCTGGCCTGCGTCGGCTGCTTCCTGCGTGTCCGGGCGGACGCCGGGGACCGGGCGGCCTGGTGGGGCGTGTTCGCGGGCGCGGCGCTGATGGCGTGGATGCGCCCGATGGACGCCGTATACGTCGTACTGCCCTTGCTCGTCCTCGCCCTGCGCCGACCCCGCCTCCTTGCCGTGCTGGTCGCCGGACTGCTGGCAGTCGCCGGTGAGTGGGTGATCGAGGCATACGTGAGCTATGGCGGCCTCGCGCAACGTCTCTCCGACGCCTCCCGCATCCAGGGCGGCCTCGGCTGGCACCTGGCGGTCGCCGACCAGTTGCGCAGTCTCGCCGGGCGGACGCTCTGTCGCCCCTGCACCGGGTCGGCCCCCAACCCGGTGGTGACCCTGTGGTGGTTCGCACTGCCGGTGCTCGCCGCTCTCGGCGCGGTGGCCGCCGTCCGCGCCCGGCGCGCCCTGCCGATCCTGCTCCCGCTGGCCTGCGCGGTGACGGCCGCCGTCCCGTACTTGTTCCTCATCGGCTACGCCGCCCCCCGCTTCCTGCTGCCCGCCTATGCCCTGCTCGCCGTCCCCGTCGCCAAGGGCCTCGCGCGCCTGGCCACCGCCCCGGCGCGCGGGACCGCGCGGGCCCTCGCCGTGAGCCTGGTGGCGGCCGGCCTGGCATGCCATCTGGCCGTGCAGTACGCCGTCCTGGAACACACCGTGCACGGTTCCGCCGCCAACCGTGAGGGCTGGTCCCGTACCGCGTCCGCCCTCCACGCGCTCGGCGTACGGCCGCCGTGCCTGATCAGCGGATACGAGGCCGTGCCTATCGCCTTCTACACCGGCTGCGGCTCGGCACAGACCGCGGGCCACGACACCAGCACCACCGCGGCCGCACTCACCCGGGCCGCCCACCGGACCCCCATCGCGGTTCTCGCCCTTCCGGGAGACCGGCCGCCCGCCTACGCGCGCACCTGGCCCGTGGAGCGGGCGGGCGCTCTGCACGCCTATGTCGCTCCCCGCGTCGCCCAGGGGCGGTGACTGCGGTGGCTGTGTCGGACCGGGTGCCCGTGACCGGGGGCAGGCGCCTCTGCCTCAGGTGGGGGATCACTCTGGCGGTCCTGATCGCCGCAGGGGGTGTGCTCGCCTCCCACTGGGGCACGCTCGACAGCGGGACCGACCAACTGGCCGCCGCTGACGATGAATGGCTGCTGCTCGCCTGCTGCGCCACCGTCGCCACGTGGGTGTGCGCGGCTGTGGCACAGCAGGGCGCGGTCGTGGAGCGGCTGCCGCGGGGGCGGTTGGTGGCAGCGCAGTTCGCGGCCTGCGCCGCCAACCACATCCTGCCCGCGGGAGCCGGGGCGAGCCTGGTCAACCTGCGGTTCCTGACGCGGTGCGGCCTGTCCACCAGGCGCTCGGCGACCGCACTGGCGGTGAAGGCGGCTGTCGGCGGGATCGTCCGGTGCGTGCTCGGCGTCGCCCTGCTGGTGGCATCGCCGGGCGCTGTACCCGTGTCGGCGCGGGTCCCGCACGCGCTGGTCCTGGTGCCGGTGGTGGCGGCAGCCGTCGGGTCGGCGGTGCTGGCCAGCGGTCGGCTCAGGCGGGCGGTGGGGCGGGCCGTGACCGACGTGCGGGAGGTGCATCGCTCCCGGGGGCGGGCTTGCGCGCTGTGGGGCGGCTCCGTCGCGTTCGCGTTGCTGCACGCGGGCGTGGTCGTGGCCGTGGTCCACGCGCTCGGCCTCACGTTGCCCACCAGCCATGTGGTCATGGCGTACGTCGTGGCCAGCGGGGCGGCGGCCCTGCTTCCCACGCCCGGCGGGCTGGGGTCGCTGGACGCCGCGCTCGCCTTCGCGCTCACGGCCGCCGGAGCACCGGGGCAGACGGCGATCTCGGCGGTCATCGGCTACCGCCTGCTCACCGGATGGCTGCCGATGGCACCGGGACTGCTGGTCCTGGGGTTGCTTGCCCGCCGTTCGGCACTCTGAGCCGGTGTGGGTGTTCGCTGCCCATCTGCCTTGTCATGTGACCGGCACGATGGGTGACCATCGACCGGGGCCACACGGAAGACTCCGAGACCGCCAGAGCGCCTCAACGGCCCGGAGTCTTCCGTGCCGGCTCGCCCCGCCGGGCGAACCAGCGGTCCCGGACCGAACACAGGGCGCGGGCGGGACCGGTGACACGGGTCGCGCCGCGTCGCTCGTTCAACGCGCAGTCGCCGCGCAGGACACGAGATGCCACCTCAGCCCGCCGCCCGGCAGGCAGGTCATCCGGACGGCGCCGGGCCCTCTCCCATGAAGGGGACCAGCAGACGCCCCCGGCTATCGAGGTGAGCCCGCCCCGCTGGATGAATCCAGCGTTCCTGCCCGCCGGGAAAGTGCAGCCGCGCCCACCCGGCCGATCGCATCCCCGCTGCCACACGCAGCGGCACACCTCGCAGCACACCACCCCATTCCGAAGCCTCCGCAGGAGCGAACACTCCGAGATCCACATCGATGGCCAGGCGCTCTCCCACCACCTCGAGCACAACGACTGCGTCCGGTGGAAGGGGCGTACAGCCACTGTCTCCTCGGCGGAGGTCTGCCGCGACCGCACATCAGGTGACATCGCTTTGCCAGGCTGCAGTGATGGGGCCACACACGACGGTCCTGTCTCACACGCCCCAGTGATCCGCTGATGGGATCCCCGCGACCCGGCCGTTCGCCCCCCGGACTCCACTCAGTGGGAAGAATGTTCACCATGACACCCTCCGACCGGTGACCGTCGGCCCGCCCGATAGCTAGGGCGGCCGGTTGGTGCATATCCACAAGGAGGCCGTCGGCCGCGCCTTCGGCCTCTGGGACGTGGTCGTCCTCCTTCAGCGTGCCGGGCTTGACACGGGAGAAGAGGACATGATTACCGCCTCGGATCTCATCGAGTGGATCGGCGGAGGCCCGACCGTCTGGGAACCGTGACGAGCGATCCTCTCACCCAAGCCGCGGCACACCACCTCTCACCGAAATTGATCATGAAAGAGTCGCCGGAGTGCCTCCGAAGTCGACTCGGAACGGCATCCACGGGAAGTGGCATAGCGTCAAGCCTTCTGGCGGAAGGACCGTCCGCCCTCACCGACACGCTGGACGTCCGTGCTCGACGCTCCGACCTGGAGCAAGTCCTGCAAGGTTGGCGAACGGCTCACAGGGTGTGGCTGCGTGGCAACCCCTTCATCGGGCGCCTTGTCTTGCGTGGCGCTCCTGTCGGCGCGCCGGGTACCGGGCGGTGCAGGTGGTGGCGGGCGACGAGTTCGAGCGTCACCGCGACCGCGACGGACTGCACCGCCATGAGCGCGATCAGGACGAACAGCTGCACCGCCCCGGCCATCACGGGACTCGCCCCTGCCATCAGCATGCCGACGAATGCACCGGGGAGGGTGACCAGCCCGACCGTACGGGTCTGGTCGAGGCCCGGCAGGAGTGCCTCCGATGCCGCGGGGCGGGCGATCTCCATCCGTGCGTCCCGGTCCAGGAAGCCCAGGGCCATCGCGGCTTCCACCTCCCCGTTGCGCTGGGCCAGTTCGTCCAGGGCTCGACGTCCGGCGAGGACGGTCACGGTGAGTGCGCCGCCGATGAAGATGCCCGTGATCGGGATCAGTGCGATGCCGCGCAGCGGGACGAGCCCCGTCAGCAGCAGTGCCGCGACGACCGGCACCACGCCGGCGGCGATCGGGGCGGCCGTAAGCCACCAGGTGCGGTCACTGGTGATTCTCCGCCCAGCCGTACGCACCGCCACCGAGAACATGACGACCAGGAACGCCAACAGCCCTGGCACGGACTTGACGGCCCACGCGATGACCACCGACACGACGGCCAGCTGGGCCGCGGCCCTCAGCCCGGCGACGAGGATCTCCCGGGCCCGGCTCCGGTACGGGTGCGGGTCGAGATGGAACCGCCCCGCGACCACCGCCGCCGCCAGGAGCAGAGCGGCGAGCAGGACGCCGAGGGTGATGTTGACCGGGACGAGGGATGCCGCACTCGACGTCACGTTCCCCACCTGTCCTTGCTCACTGACACGTCGGCCGCATCTCAACCCATCGGATCCGGCGGCCGTTCCAGCCGGTATCCGTGCCCTCGCAGCGTGGTGATCTCCGGCAGGCGGACAGGACTGTCCTCGGCCTGCGCCGCCTCGGTGAGTCTGCGGCGTAGGCCCGCCATCGTCACGTCGAGGGTCTTGGTCGGTCCGAACC includes:
- a CDS encoding ABC transporter ATP-binding protein, which gives rise to MIDAQQLTKRYGEKTAVDGLDFAVQPGTVTGFLGPNGAGKSTTMRMIVGLDAPTSGSVTVNGRHYAQHQAPLQEVGALLEAKSIHPGRSAYNHLNALALTHGIPRRRVDEVIDLAGLGSVARKRAGAFSLGMGQRLGIAAALLGDPQTVMLDEPVNGLDPEGVLWIRNLLKALADEGRTVFVSSHLMSEMALVADHLIIVGRGRLLADTTVRDLVREAGGDTVKVAAQDPARLREVLAGPGVDITGRAGSEELQVTGLSAREIGLKAAEHGIALFELTAHAVSLEEAFMNLTRDAVEYHGTTGIGTATAEGRAA
- a CDS encoding ABC transporter permease; the protein is MSTLTATVEAPPADPARPAYRVTGRRVLASEWAKLWSLRSTWITLGLGLVFLVAFGLIAANHYKSGIGSGHQDRDFATATAVSLSLFGTNFAQLALGVLGVLVTAGEYSTGMIRSTLAAVPRRLPVLWSKAAVFGLVALVVATLGAFVAFGFGSGIVSGTPAAMSLTHAGVVRSLLGAGLYLGLVGVIGTALGALLRSVAGGISVLVAALMLVPGLISLLPSSWQDNISPYLPSNAGESMFALTHDSTTLSPTAGLLVFLGWTALALAGAAYRLVRSDV
- a CDS encoding lysylphosphatidylglycerol synthase transmembrane domain-containing protein, translating into MAVSDRVPVTGGRRLCLRWGITLAVLIAAGGVLASHWGTLDSGTDQLAAADDEWLLLACCATVATWVCAAVAQQGAVVERLPRGRLVAAQFAACAANHILPAGAGASLVNLRFLTRCGLSTRRSATALAVKAAVGGIVRCVLGVALLVASPGAVPVSARVPHALVLVPVVAAAVGSAVLASGRLRRAVGRAVTDVREVHRSRGRACALWGGSVAFALLHAGVVVAVVHALGLTLPTSHVVMAYVVASGAAALLPTPGGLGSLDAALAFALTAAGAPGQTAISAVIGYRLLTGWLPMAPGLLVLGLLARRSAL
- a CDS encoding response regulator, coding for MTTVLVVDDQPLQRYGFRVLLDSIPETEVLGEAANGAEAVRRTAELRPDVVLMDVRMPGMDGIEATRRITAAGGRSRVLVLTTFDIDEYVHAALRAGASGFLLKDARPDELLAGIRAVASGDAVIAPALTRRILDEYAQHVPVGRGNPSDDPRLASLTDREREILVAIGKGWTNGEIAARFVVAESTVKTHVGRVLAKIGARDRIQAVIFAYDHGLARPGTG
- a CDS encoding ABC transporter permease → MTSSAASLVPVNITLGVLLAALLLAAAVVAGRFHLDPHPYRSRAREILVAGLRAAAQLAVVSVVIAWAVKSVPGLLAFLVVMFSVAVRTAGRRITSDRTWWLTAAPIAAGVVPVVAALLLTGLVPLRGIALIPITGIFIGGALTVTVLAGRRALDELAQRNGEVEAAMALGFLDRDARMEIARPAASEALLPGLDQTRTVGLVTLPGAFVGMLMAGASPVMAGAVQLFVLIALMAVQSVAVAVTLELVARHHLHRPVPGAPTGAPRKTRRPMKGLPRSHTL
- a CDS encoding sensor histidine kinase — protein: MGPLVARISRCGQRLRQADRARPWVLDTAVVVLVFAMFCLPDLVHGITGDGDGPRRFRLAFTQLSPPAMLALQAGLVLPLLWRRRRPMAAFVAVAAVFVLQWSLDAVLRADVALFIALYSLALHGRPRQLPWACGVMAGAMVLVAVRVSAAMSVWDALFFLLSTATAALALGLMIRVRRAQLAGLRDRAARLEVERDQRSRLAAATERARVAREMHDIVGHNLSVIITLADAGAYATDLAPERGKEALQLIGDTGRTALGELRRVLGVLREAADGPAAVPELSPQPGLADIQALCEGVRAAGLEIVYRTVGDVDDLDRGVQLTVYRIVQEALTNALKHAGAGTRVQLSVLVEDERLVVRVRDNGTTGRSGPWNEEGHGLVGMRERAALYGGDVSAGPTAGGGWTVEAVLDLAHRAGTR